In Burkholderia contaminans, the following proteins share a genomic window:
- a CDS encoding YchE family NAAT transporter: MDLLKSFISLLALINPVGAVPFFLSLTAQQTDAERRRTIRIASVSVFCVITVTTLLGQQIIDFFGISVGSLEVGGGIIMLLMAINMLNAQIGNTRSTPEERHEAELKDNIAVVPLAIPLLTGPGSISTVIIYAANSHHWYERAGLVAIGAVLAFLCFVAMRLAEPIANWIGRTGINIATRLMGLMLSALAVEFIVNGLRALLPALR; encoded by the coding sequence ATGGATCTGCTCAAATCGTTCATTTCGCTGCTGGCGCTGATCAACCCGGTCGGCGCGGTGCCGTTCTTCCTGAGCCTGACGGCGCAGCAGACGGATGCCGAGCGGCGGCGCACGATCCGGATCGCGTCGGTATCGGTGTTCTGCGTGATCACGGTGACGACGCTGCTCGGGCAGCAGATCATCGACTTCTTCGGCATTTCGGTCGGCTCGCTCGAAGTGGGCGGCGGGATCATCATGCTGCTGATGGCGATCAACATGCTGAACGCGCAGATCGGCAACACGCGATCGACGCCGGAGGAGCGCCACGAGGCCGAGCTGAAGGACAACATCGCGGTCGTGCCGCTGGCGATTCCGCTGCTCACGGGCCCCGGCTCGATCAGCACGGTGATCATCTATGCGGCGAACTCGCATCACTGGTATGAGCGGGCCGGGCTGGTCGCGATCGGCGCGGTCCTGGCTTTTCTGTGTTTCGTCGCGATGCGGCTCGCCGAGCCGATCGCGAACTGGATCGGCCGCACGGGCATCAACATCGCCACGCGGCTGATGGGTCTGATGCTGTCGGCGCTGGCGGTGGAATTCATCGTCAACGGACTGAGGGCGCTACTGCCTGCACTGAGATGA
- the hisA gene encoding 1-(5-phosphoribosyl)-5-[(5-phosphoribosylamino)methylideneamino]imidazole-4-carboxamide isomerase, which produces MLLIPAIDLKDGQCVRLKQGDMDQATIFSEDPAAMARKWVDLGARRLHLVDLNGAFAGKPKNLEAIEAILDEVGDEIPVQLGGGIRSLETIEKYLDAGLSYVIIGTAAVKNPGFLQDACTAFSGNIIVGLDAKDGKVATDGWSKLTGHEVIDLARKFEDYGVESIVYTDIGRDGMLQGINIEATVKLAQAVGIPVIASGGLSNLTDIENLCEVEEHGVEGVICGRAIYSGDLDFAAAQKRADELNGELDNA; this is translated from the coding sequence ATGTTGCTGATTCCGGCCATCGACCTCAAAGACGGTCAGTGTGTGCGCCTCAAACAGGGCGATATGGACCAGGCCACGATTTTCTCCGAGGACCCGGCGGCGATGGCCCGCAAGTGGGTCGATCTCGGCGCCCGGCGGCTCCATCTCGTCGACCTGAACGGCGCATTCGCCGGCAAGCCGAAGAACCTCGAGGCGATCGAAGCGATCCTCGACGAAGTCGGCGATGAAATCCCCGTACAGCTCGGCGGCGGCATCCGCAGCCTCGAGACGATCGAGAAGTATCTCGACGCCGGCCTGTCCTACGTGATCATCGGTACGGCCGCCGTGAAGAACCCCGGCTTCCTGCAGGACGCGTGCACCGCGTTCTCCGGCAACATCATCGTCGGCCTGGACGCGAAGGACGGCAAGGTCGCGACCGACGGCTGGAGCAAGCTGACCGGCCACGAAGTGATCGATCTCGCGCGCAAGTTCGAGGACTACGGCGTCGAATCGATCGTCTACACGGACATCGGCCGCGACGGGATGCTGCAGGGCATCAACATCGAGGCGACCGTGAAGCTCGCGCAGGCGGTCGGCATCCCGGTGATCGCCAGCGGCGGCCTGTCGAACCTCACGGACATCGAGAACCTGTGCGAAGTCGAAGAGCACGGCGTCGAAGGCGTGATCTGCGGCCGTGCGATCTACTCCGGCGATCTCGATTTCGCGGCCGCGCAAAAGCGCGCGGACGAACTGAACGGCGAACTCGACAACGCGTAA
- a CDS encoding ABC transporter ATP-binding protein yields MSAIEIRHVKKRYKSLQALKGVSLSVEEGEFFGLLGPNGAGKTTLISILAGLARADEGSISVRGHDVVKDFRGARRALGVVPQELVFDPFFTVRETLRIQSGYFGLRRNDDWIDEVMANLDLTEKADANMRALSGGMKRRVLVAQALVHRPPVIVLDEPTAGVDVELRQTLWKFISRLNREGHTIVLTTHYLEEAESLCDRIAMLRRGEVVALDRTDALLRRFAGLQLYLRLATGALPSELRGLESDPAARAPGEHLLRLTSYDDVERILAQCRAAGCTFDEIEVRKADLEDVFVQVMNGADVIEGLA; encoded by the coding sequence ATGTCAGCCATAGAAATCCGTCACGTCAAGAAGCGCTACAAGTCGCTTCAGGCGCTCAAGGGCGTCAGCCTGTCGGTCGAGGAAGGCGAGTTTTTCGGTCTGCTCGGCCCCAACGGCGCAGGCAAGACCACGCTCATCAGTATCCTCGCCGGGCTCGCCCGGGCCGACGAAGGCAGTATCTCGGTGCGCGGTCACGACGTCGTCAAGGACTTCCGTGGCGCGCGTCGCGCACTCGGCGTCGTGCCGCAGGAACTCGTGTTCGATCCGTTTTTCACCGTCCGCGAGACGCTGCGAATCCAGTCCGGCTATTTCGGACTGCGCCGCAACGACGACTGGATCGACGAAGTGATGGCCAATCTCGACCTCACCGAGAAAGCCGATGCGAACATGCGCGCGCTGTCGGGCGGGATGAAGCGCCGCGTGCTGGTCGCGCAGGCGCTCGTGCACCGGCCGCCCGTGATCGTGCTCGACGAACCGACCGCCGGTGTCGACGTCGAATTGCGCCAGACGTTGTGGAAATTCATCTCGCGCCTGAACCGCGAAGGCCACACGATCGTGCTGACCACCCATTACCTCGAGGAAGCCGAGTCGCTGTGCGACCGCATCGCGATGCTGCGCCGTGGCGAAGTGGTCGCGCTCGACCGCACCGACGCGCTGCTGCGCCGCTTCGCGGGGCTGCAGCTCTACCTGCGCCTCGCGACCGGCGCGCTGCCGTCCGAGCTGCGCGGGCTGGAGTCCGATCCGGCCGCCCGCGCGCCGGGCGAGCACCTGCTGCGCCTGACGAGCTATGACGATGTCGAGCGCATCCTCGCGCAATGCCGCGCGGCGGGCTGCACGTTCGACGAGATCGAGGTCCGCAAGGCCGACCTCGAAGATGTGTTCGTCCAGGTGATGAACGGGGCAGACGTCATCGAGGGATTGGCATGA
- the hisH gene encoding imidazole glycerol phosphate synthase subunit HisH, whose translation MKTSIAIVDYGMGNLRSVAQALKKAEPAADVAIVDTPAAIRAADRVVLPGQGAMPDCMRSLGESGLQEAVIEASRTKPLLGVCVGEQMLFDWSAEGDTKGLGLLPGKVVRFELDGRLQDDGSRFKVPQMGWNRVRQSQPHPLWDGVPDDAYFYFVHSYYVTPDNPAHTVGETAYGAPFTSAVARDNLFATQFHPEKSAEVGLRLYRNFVHWKP comes from the coding sequence ATGAAAACTTCGATTGCGATTGTGGATTATGGGATGGGCAACCTGCGCTCGGTCGCGCAGGCGCTCAAGAAGGCCGAACCGGCCGCCGACGTGGCGATCGTCGACACGCCGGCCGCGATCCGCGCGGCCGACCGTGTCGTGCTGCCCGGCCAGGGCGCGATGCCCGACTGCATGCGCAGCCTCGGCGAATCGGGCCTGCAGGAGGCCGTGATCGAGGCCTCGCGCACGAAGCCGCTACTCGGCGTGTGCGTCGGCGAGCAGATGCTGTTCGACTGGAGTGCGGAAGGCGACACGAAGGGCCTCGGCCTGTTGCCCGGCAAGGTCGTGCGTTTCGAGCTCGACGGCCGCCTGCAGGACGACGGCTCGCGCTTCAAGGTGCCGCAGATGGGCTGGAACCGCGTGCGCCAGTCGCAGCCGCACCCGCTGTGGGACGGCGTGCCCGACGACGCGTATTTCTACTTCGTGCACAGCTATTACGTGACGCCGGACAACCCGGCGCATACGGTTGGCGAAACGGCCTACGGCGCGCCGTTTACGTCCGCGGTCGCGCGGGACAATCTCTTCGCGACCCAATTCCACCCCGAGAAAAGCGCGGAGGTCGGGTTGCGTCTGTATCGCAACTTCGTACACTGGAAACCGTAA
- the hisC gene encoding histidinol-phosphate transaminase, translated as MTTPQDIIRRDVLAMTSYPVPDASGFVKLDAMENPYPLPEPLAAALGERLAQVALNRYPAPRPTALLDKLRHAMGVPPGCDVLLGNGSDEIISMMSMACAKPGAKVLAPVPGFVMYELSAKLAQLEFVGVPLKADLTLDVDAMLAAVAEHRPALVYLAYPNNPTGTLYDDGDIERIVAAARHSLVVIDEAYQPFAVRSWLPRAAEFDNVVVMRTVSKLGLAGIRLGYLVGSPAWLTEFDKVRPPYNINVLTQATADFLLDHLDVLDAQAADLRAERTRLAQEVAALPGTTVFPSAGNFLLVRVPDAAAVFDALLTERVLVKNVSKMHPLLAECVRLTVGSPDENARLLAALKLALPG; from the coding sequence ATGACGACGCCACAAGACATCATCCGCCGCGACGTGCTCGCGATGACGAGCTACCCGGTGCCGGACGCGAGCGGGTTCGTGAAACTCGACGCGATGGAGAACCCGTACCCGCTGCCCGAACCGCTCGCCGCGGCGCTCGGCGAGCGTCTCGCGCAGGTCGCGCTGAACCGCTACCCGGCGCCGCGCCCGACCGCGCTGCTCGACAAGCTGCGCCATGCGATGGGCGTGCCGCCCGGCTGCGACGTGCTGCTCGGCAACGGTTCGGACGAAATCATCAGCATGATGTCGATGGCCTGTGCGAAGCCGGGCGCGAAGGTGCTCGCGCCGGTGCCGGGCTTCGTGATGTACGAACTGTCCGCGAAGCTCGCGCAGCTCGAATTCGTCGGCGTGCCGCTGAAGGCCGACCTGACGCTCGACGTCGACGCGATGCTCGCGGCTGTCGCCGAGCATCGTCCGGCGCTCGTCTATCTCGCGTACCCGAACAACCCGACCGGCACGCTGTACGACGATGGCGACATCGAACGGATCGTCGCGGCCGCGCGGCACAGCCTGGTCGTGATCGACGAGGCGTACCAGCCGTTCGCCGTTCGCTCGTGGCTGCCGCGCGCCGCCGAGTTCGACAACGTCGTCGTGATGCGCACGGTGTCGAAGCTCGGCCTCGCGGGCATCCGCCTCGGCTATCTGGTCGGTTCGCCCGCGTGGCTGACCGAATTCGACAAGGTGCGCCCGCCGTACAACATCAACGTGCTGACCCAGGCGACCGCCGACTTCCTGCTCGACCACCTCGACGTGCTCGACGCGCAGGCGGCCGACCTGCGGGCGGAACGCACGCGTCTCGCACAGGAAGTGGCCGCGCTGCCGGGCACGACGGTGTTCCCGAGCGCCGGCAATTTCCTGCTGGTGCGCGTGCCGGACGCGGCCGCCGTGTTCGACGCGCTGCTCACCGAGCGGGTTTTGGTCAAAAACGTGAGTAAAATGCATCCGTTGCTGGCTGAATGCGTGCGGCTGACCGTCGGTTCTCCCGACGAAAACGCGCGCCTGCTGGCCGCTTTGAAACTCGCGCTGCCCGGTTGA
- the hisI gene encoding phosphoribosyl-AMP cyclohydrolase, translating into MNTETNALPAWLDKVRWDDNGLVPVIAQEASTNDVLMFAWMNREALAKTIETQRAVYYSRSRKRLWFKGEESGHVQHVHEVRLDCDEDVVLLKVEQVSGIACHTGRHSCFFQKFEGTVDSGDWVAVEPVLKDPEHIYK; encoded by the coding sequence ATGAATACGGAAACGAATGCATTGCCCGCGTGGCTCGACAAGGTCCGCTGGGACGACAACGGCCTCGTGCCGGTGATCGCGCAGGAGGCGTCGACGAACGACGTGCTGATGTTCGCGTGGATGAACCGCGAGGCACTGGCGAAGACGATCGAGACGCAGCGCGCGGTCTACTATTCGCGCTCGCGCAAGCGCCTGTGGTTCAAGGGCGAGGAGTCGGGCCACGTGCAGCACGTGCACGAGGTGCGGCTCGACTGCGACGAGGACGTCGTGCTGCTGAAGGTCGAGCAGGTGTCGGGCATCGCGTGCCACACCGGCCGGCATTCGTGCTTCTTCCAGAAATTCGAAGGCACCGTCGACAGCGGCGACTGGGTCGCGGTCGAACCGGTGCTGAAAGATCCCGAACACATCTACAAATGA
- the murA gene encoding UDP-N-acetylglucosamine 1-carboxyvinyltransferase: protein MQVTVNERDAVQSVATAHPAANGEAHGHGMDKLVIEGGRRLSGEIVVSGAKNAALPILCAGLLTADPVDLDNVPNLKDVRTTLKVLNQMGVKSETDGCRVQLDASRVDNLVAPYELVKTMRASILVLGPLLARFGEAKVSLPGGCAIGARPVDQHIKGLQAMGAEISIEHGFIEARAKRLKGARIVTDMITVTGTENLLMAATLADGETVIENAAREPEVSDLAHLLVAMGAKIDGIGTDRLVIQGVERLHGARHSVIPDRIEAGTFLCAVAAAGGDVMLTGVRPHILDAVIDKLREAGVSIEEGDSWLRVKMDRRPSAVTIRTSEYPAFPTDMQAQFMALNTIATGTAQVVETIFENRFMHVQELNRLGANITIDGNTALVTGVEKLSGANVMATDLRASASLVIAGLRADGETLVDRIYHLDRGYDRMEAKLTAVGANVRRLSGSQA from the coding sequence GTGCAAGTCACCGTCAACGAGCGCGACGCCGTCCAGAGCGTCGCCACGGCACACCCGGCCGCCAACGGGGAAGCGCATGGCCATGGGATGGACAAGCTCGTGATCGAAGGCGGCCGCCGCCTGTCGGGCGAGATCGTCGTGTCGGGCGCGAAGAATGCCGCGCTGCCGATCCTGTGCGCGGGGCTTCTCACTGCCGATCCGGTCGATCTCGACAACGTGCCGAATCTCAAGGACGTGCGTACCACGCTGAAGGTGCTGAACCAGATGGGCGTGAAGAGCGAGACCGACGGCTGCCGCGTGCAGCTCGACGCGTCGCGCGTCGACAACCTCGTCGCGCCGTACGAGCTCGTGAAGACGATGCGCGCGTCGATCCTCGTGCTCGGGCCGCTGCTCGCGCGCTTCGGCGAGGCGAAGGTGTCGCTGCCGGGCGGCTGCGCGATCGGCGCGCGTCCGGTCGACCAGCACATCAAGGGCCTGCAGGCGATGGGCGCCGAGATCAGCATCGAGCACGGCTTCATCGAAGCCCGCGCGAAGCGCCTGAAAGGCGCGCGCATCGTGACCGACATGATCACGGTGACGGGCACGGAAAACCTGCTGATGGCCGCGACGCTCGCCGACGGCGAGACGGTGATCGAAAACGCCGCGCGCGAGCCGGAAGTGAGCGATCTCGCACACTTGCTGGTCGCGATGGGCGCGAAAATCGACGGCATCGGCACCGATCGCCTCGTGATCCAGGGTGTCGAGCGGCTGCACGGCGCGCGCCATTCGGTGATCCCCGACCGCATCGAGGCCGGCACGTTCCTGTGCGCGGTCGCGGCGGCGGGCGGCGACGTGATGCTGACGGGCGTGCGCCCGCACATCCTCGACGCGGTGATCGACAAGCTGCGCGAAGCCGGCGTGTCGATCGAGGAAGGCGACAGCTGGCTGCGCGTGAAGATGGACCGCCGGCCGTCGGCGGTGACGATCCGCACGTCGGAATACCCGGCGTTCCCGACCGACATGCAGGCGCAGTTCATGGCCCTCAATACGATCGCGACGGGCACGGCGCAAGTGGTCGAAACCATTTTCGAGAACCGTTTCATGCACGTGCAGGAGCTGAACCGGCTCGGCGCGAACATCACGATCGACGGCAACACCGCTCTCGTGACGGGGGTCGAAAAACTGTCGGGCGCGAACGTGATGGCGACCGACCTGCGCGCGTCGGCGAGCCTCGTGATCGCCGGGCTGCGCGCCGACGGCGAAACGCTGGTCGACCGCATCTATCATCTGGACCGCGGCTACGACCGCATGGAAGCCAAACTGACCGCCGTCGGCGCGAACGTGCGCCGCCTTTCCGGGAGCCAAGCATGA
- a CDS encoding ABC transporter permease encodes MSGFQTLFYKELLRFWKVSFQTVCAPIVTALLYLTIFGHALSGRVEVYPGVEYVSFLVPGLVMMSVLQNAFANSSSSLIQSKITGNLVFMLLPPLSYRDIFGAYVLASVVRGLAVGAGVFVVTIWFVPMHFAAPLFIIAFALLGSAILGTLGLIAGIWAEKFDQLAAFQNFLIMPLTFLSGVFYSTHSLPPVWREISRLNPFFYMIDGFRFGFFGASDINPFASLAIVTGFFVLLALIAMRLLATGYKLRH; translated from the coding sequence ATGAGTGGTTTTCAAACGCTGTTCTACAAGGAACTGCTGCGTTTCTGGAAGGTGTCGTTCCAGACGGTGTGCGCACCGATCGTCACGGCGCTGCTGTACCTGACGATCTTCGGCCACGCGCTGTCTGGCCGTGTCGAGGTGTATCCGGGCGTCGAGTACGTGAGCTTTCTCGTACCGGGCCTCGTGATGATGAGCGTGCTGCAGAACGCGTTCGCGAACAGCTCGTCGTCGCTGATCCAGTCGAAGATCACCGGCAATCTCGTGTTCATGCTGCTGCCGCCGCTGTCGTATCGCGACATCTTCGGCGCGTACGTGCTCGCGTCCGTGGTGCGCGGGCTCGCGGTCGGCGCGGGCGTGTTCGTCGTGACGATCTGGTTTGTCCCGATGCATTTCGCGGCGCCGCTGTTCATCATTGCGTTCGCGCTGCTCGGCTCGGCGATCCTCGGCACGCTCGGCCTGATCGCCGGGATCTGGGCCGAGAAGTTCGACCAGCTCGCCGCGTTCCAGAACTTCCTGATCATGCCGCTGACGTTCCTGTCCGGCGTGTTCTATTCGACGCACTCGCTGCCGCCCGTGTGGCGCGAGATCTCGCGTCTCAATCCGTTTTTCTACATGATCGACGGCTTCCGTTTCGGGTTCTTCGGCGCGTCCGACATCAACCCGTTCGCGAGCCTCGCGATCGTCACCGGTTTCTTCGTGCTGCTCGCGCTGATCGCGATGCGGCTGCTCGCGACCGGCTACAAACTGCGTCATTGA
- the hisG gene encoding ATP phosphoribosyltransferase — MTAPLTLALSKGRIFEETLPLLAAAGVQVTEDPETSRKLILPTTNPDLRVIIVRASDVPTYVEYGAADFGVAGKDVLVEHGGSGLYQPIDLNIARCRMSVAVSAGFDYASAVRQGARLRVATKYVETAREHFAAKGVHVDLIKLYGSMELAPLVGLADAIVDLVSSGGTLKANNLVEVEEIMAISSRLVVNQAALKLKRTALKPILDAFERASQNGG; from the coding sequence ATGACCGCGCCGCTGACCCTTGCCCTGTCGAAGGGCCGGATTTTCGAGGAAACCCTGCCGCTGCTGGCCGCGGCCGGCGTGCAGGTGACCGAGGATCCGGAAACGTCGCGCAAGCTGATCCTGCCGACGACGAACCCCGACCTGCGCGTGATCATCGTGCGCGCGAGCGACGTGCCGACCTATGTCGAATACGGTGCGGCCGATTTCGGCGTGGCCGGCAAGGACGTGCTGGTCGAGCACGGCGGCTCGGGCCTGTACCAGCCGATCGATCTGAACATTGCGCGCTGCCGGATGTCGGTGGCCGTGTCGGCCGGTTTCGACTATGCGAGCGCCGTGCGCCAGGGCGCGCGCCTGCGCGTCGCGACGAAGTACGTCGAAACCGCACGCGAACACTTTGCCGCGAAGGGCGTGCACGTCGACCTGATCAAGCTGTACGGCTCGATGGAGCTTGCACCGCTGGTCGGGCTGGCCGACGCGATCGTCGACCTCGTCAGCTCGGGCGGCACGCTGAAGGCGAACAATCTGGTCGAGGTCGAGGAGATCATGGCGATCTCGTCGCGCCTCGTCGTGAACCAGGCTGCGCTGAAGTTGAAGCGCACGGCGCTCAAGCCGATTCTCGACGCGTTCGAACGCGCGTCGCAGAATGGCGGTTGA
- the hisF gene encoding imidazole glycerol phosphate synthase subunit HisF, translating into MALAKRIIPCLDVTAGRVVKGVNFVELRDAGDPVEIARRYDDQGADELTFLDITATSDQRDLILPIIEAVASQVFIPLTVGGGVRAVEDVRRLLNAGADKVSMNSSAVANPQLVRDAADKYGSQCIVVAIDAKRVSADGETPRWEVFTHGGRKNTGLDAIEWARKMAELGAGEILLTSMDRDGTKSGFDLALTRGVSDAVPVPVIASGGVGCLQDLADGIKDGRADAVLAASIFHYGEHTVGEAKRFMADQGIPVRL; encoded by the coding sequence ATGGCTCTAGCTAAACGCATCATCCCCTGCCTGGACGTGACTGCCGGGCGTGTCGTCAAGGGCGTCAATTTCGTCGAGCTGCGCGATGCCGGCGATCCCGTCGAAATCGCGCGCCGCTACGACGACCAGGGCGCCGACGAACTGACCTTCCTCGACATCACCGCGACGTCCGACCAGCGCGACCTGATCCTGCCGATCATCGAGGCCGTCGCGTCGCAGGTCTTCATTCCGCTGACCGTCGGCGGCGGCGTGCGCGCCGTCGAGGACGTGCGGCGCCTGCTGAACGCGGGCGCGGACAAGGTCAGCATGAATTCGTCTGCAGTCGCGAACCCGCAGCTCGTGCGCGACGCGGCCGACAAGTACGGCTCGCAGTGCATCGTCGTCGCGATCGACGCGAAGCGCGTGTCGGCCGATGGCGAGACGCCGCGCTGGGAAGTCTTCACGCACGGCGGCCGCAAGAACACGGGCCTCGACGCGATCGAATGGGCGCGCAAGATGGCCGAGCTCGGCGCGGGCGAGATCCTGCTCACGAGCATGGACCGCGACGGCACCAAGTCCGGCTTCGACCTCGCGCTCACGCGCGGCGTGTCGGATGCAGTGCCGGTGCCGGTGATCGCGTCGGGCGGCGTCGGTTGCCTGCAGGATCTCGCGGACGGCATCAAGGACGGCCGCGCCGATGCGGTGCTGGCCGCGAGCATCTTCCACTACGGCGAGCACACGGTCGGCGAGGCGAAGCGCTTCATGGCCGACCAGGGCATCCCGGTGAGGCTGTGA
- the hisD gene encoding histidinol dehydrogenase translates to MSITIRKLDSTSEGFGAELRALLAFEASEDAAIEQSVAQILADVKSRGDAAVLEYTNRFDRLNATSVAALELPQDALQTALDGLAPKARAALEAAAARVRAYHEKQKIECGTHSWQYTESDGTVLGQKITPLDRVGLYVPGGKAAYPSSVLMNAIPARVAGVGEIVMVVPTPDGVKNDLVLAAALLGGVDRVFTIGGAQAVGALAYGTATVPAVDKICGPGNAYVASAKRRVFGTVGIDMIAGPSEILVLCDGTTDPNWVAMDLFSQAEHDELAQSILLCPDGAFLERVEKAIDELLPSMPRRDVIRASLEGRGALIKVRDMAEACRIANDIAPEHLEISALEPQQWGQQIRHAGAIFLGRYTSESLGDYCAGPNHVLPTSRTARFSSPLGVYDFIKRSSVIEVSAEGAQTLGEIASELAYGEGLQAHAKSAEFRMKN, encoded by the coding sequence ATGTCCATCACCATCCGCAAGCTCGATTCGACGAGCGAAGGCTTCGGCGCCGAGCTGCGCGCGCTGCTCGCATTCGAGGCGAGCGAAGATGCGGCGATCGAGCAATCGGTCGCGCAGATCCTCGCCGACGTGAAGTCGCGCGGCGACGCCGCGGTGCTCGAGTACACGAACCGCTTCGACCGGCTGAACGCGACGAGCGTCGCCGCGCTGGAGCTGCCGCAGGACGCGCTGCAGACGGCGCTCGACGGCCTCGCGCCGAAGGCGCGCGCGGCGCTGGAAGCCGCTGCCGCGCGGGTGCGTGCGTACCACGAGAAGCAGAAAATCGAGTGCGGCACGCACAGCTGGCAGTACACGGAAAGCGACGGCACGGTGCTCGGCCAGAAGATCACGCCGCTCGACCGCGTCGGCCTGTACGTGCCGGGCGGCAAGGCCGCGTATCCGTCGTCGGTGCTGATGAACGCGATTCCCGCGCGCGTCGCGGGCGTCGGCGAGATCGTGATGGTCGTGCCGACGCCGGACGGCGTGAAGAACGACCTCGTGCTCGCCGCGGCGCTGCTCGGCGGCGTCGATCGCGTGTTCACGATCGGCGGTGCGCAGGCGGTCGGCGCGCTCGCGTACGGCACGGCGACGGTGCCGGCCGTCGACAAGATCTGCGGCCCCGGCAACGCGTACGTCGCGTCGGCGAAGCGCCGCGTGTTCGGCACGGTCGGCATCGACATGATCGCCGGGCCGTCGGAAATTCTCGTGCTGTGCGACGGCACGACCGATCCGAACTGGGTCGCGATGGACCTGTTCTCGCAGGCCGAGCACGATGAACTCGCGCAATCGATCCTGCTGTGCCCGGACGGTGCGTTCCTCGAGCGCGTCGAAAAGGCGATCGACGAGCTGCTGCCGTCGATGCCGCGCCGGGACGTGATTCGCGCGTCGCTCGAAGGCCGTGGCGCGCTGATCAAGGTGCGCGACATGGCCGAAGCGTGCCGGATCGCGAACGACATCGCGCCCGAGCACCTGGAAATTTCCGCGCTTGAGCCGCAGCAATGGGGCCAGCAGATCCGCCATGCGGGCGCGATCTTCCTTGGCCGCTACACGAGCGAAAGCCTCGGCGACTACTGCGCGGGCCCGAACCACGTGCTGCCGACGTCGCGCACCGCGCGCTTCTCGTCGCCGCTCGGCGTGTACGACTTCATCAAGCGCTCGAGCGTGATCGAGGTCAGCGCGGAAGGCGCGCAGACGCTCGGCGAGATCGCGTCCGAGCTCGCGTACGGCGAAGGGCTGCAGGCGCACGCGAAGAGCGCCGAGTTCCGGATGAAGAACTGA
- the hisB gene encoding imidazoleglycerol-phosphate dehydratase HisB, whose amino-acid sequence MRVAEVVRNTSETQIRVKLNLDGTGQQKLATGVSFLDHMLDQIARHGLVDLEVEAHGDTHIDDHHTVEDVGITLGQAVAKAIGDRKGIRRYGHSYVPLDEALSRVVIDFSGRPGLEFHVPFTRARIGTFDVDLSIEFFRGFVNHAGVTLHIDNLRGINAHHQLETVFKAFGRALRAAVELDERAAGQIPSTKGSL is encoded by the coding sequence ATGCGTGTGGCGGAAGTCGTTCGCAATACCAGCGAAACGCAGATCCGTGTGAAGCTCAATCTCGACGGCACGGGCCAGCAGAAGCTGGCCACCGGCGTGTCGTTCCTCGACCATATGCTCGACCAGATCGCGCGACACGGTCTGGTCGATCTCGAGGTTGAAGCGCATGGCGATACGCATATCGACGACCACCACACGGTCGAAGATGTCGGCATCACGCTCGGGCAGGCCGTCGCGAAGGCGATCGGTGACCGCAAGGGCATCCGCCGCTACGGCCATTCGTACGTGCCGCTCGACGAGGCGCTGTCGCGCGTCGTGATCGACTTCTCCGGCCGGCCGGGCCTCGAATTCCACGTGCCGTTCACGCGGGCGCGGATCGGCACGTTCGACGTCGACCTGTCGATCGAATTCTTCCGCGGTTTCGTGAACCACGCGGGCGTCACGCTGCACATCGACAACCTGCGCGGGATCAACGCGCACCATCAGCTCGAGACGGTGTTCAAGGCCTTCGGCCGTGCGCTGCGCGCAGCGGTGGAGCTGGACGAGCGTGCGGCGGGGCAGATCCCGTCGACGAAGGGCAGTCTCTGA
- a CDS encoding BolA family protein, whose protein sequence is MLPTPEQVKQYIAGGLACTHLEVEGDGQHFFATIVSAAFEGKRPIQRHQLVYAALGDRMKQEIHALSMKTLTPAEWQNA, encoded by the coding sequence ATGTTGCCGACTCCCGAACAGGTCAAGCAATACATCGCCGGCGGTCTCGCCTGCACGCATCTGGAAGTCGAAGGCGACGGCCAGCATTTCTTCGCGACGATCGTGTCGGCGGCCTTCGAAGGCAAGCGGCCGATCCAGCGGCACCAGCTCGTCTATGCGGCGCTCGGCGATCGCATGAAACAGGAAATCCACGCGCTCAGCATGAAGACGCTGACGCCCGCCGAATGGCAGAACGCATAA